One Caldisericia bacterium DNA window includes the following coding sequences:
- a CDS encoding HU family DNA-binding protein, producing MTKPELVSAIAEKAGVTKKVAAATLEAFMETVKEALSKGEKVALVGFGTFEVRQRKARKGINPQTKKTIHIPAKKVPAFRPGKDLKASVPKK from the coding sequence ATGACAAAACCAGAATTGGTATCAGCGATTGCTGAAAAAGCTGGAGTAACAAAGAAGGTTGCAGCTGCAACCCTTGAGGCATTTATGGAGACAGTAAAGGAAGCTTTGAGCAAGGGGGAAAAGGTTGCCCTTGTTGGCTTTGGCACTTTTGAGGTAAGACAGAGAAAGGCAAGAAAAGGAATTAACCCACAGACCAAAAAAACAATTCATATCCCAGCAAAGAAGGTACCTGCCTTCCGTCCAGGTAAAGATCTAAAGGCATCAGTTCCAAAGAAGTAG